DNA sequence from the Chitinispirillales bacterium ANBcel5 genome:
TCAGGGCACTCAGACGGCGACCATTTATTGCTTGGAGAAGAGAAGTATCCGCTTAAAAAAATCAAAGCACTTCTTAACGAGTCTGAACTGGCAGGTGTAAGAATCGGAATTTTTGATGCCTGTTACAGTGGAGCAGTAACCGGGTTTAAGGGGGGAAGGCGGGCTGATCCCTTTTTTATGGATACGAAGCAGAAAGTAAAGGGACTAGTGTTAATTTCCTCTTCAGCAGCTCATCAACGGGCTCAGGAAAGCGAAACACTGAAAGGTTCTATTTTCACTCATCACTGGATTAATGGCCTCAGTGGAAGTGCTGATTTAAATGGGGATCGTTATGTCACGCTCAATGAGGCGTACCGGTATGCGTACCATAAAACCATAGAATCTTCGGCTTTGACCGGGGGAGGAGTTCAGCACCCTTCCTACCATTTTAATATTCAGGGTGAGGGCGAAATTCGCCTTACAAATCTTAACAAAGGTACCCTAAGTGGTATCCTTTTTGACCGATCCACCCAGGGGTCGTTTTTGGTCCTTAGCCCAACATACAGTGATGTGTATGCGGATTTTACCAAAGAAAGCGGAAGAGAGCTCTTTGTTTCTCTTCCACCGGGGGAATACAGTGTTATAAATGCAAGAACCTCAGAGGTGTTTCAGCGAAATATGGCTGTTAGCCATAGAAATACCACAATTATAACAAGCAGGATGCTTACAGAGATGCCCCTTATTGACAGAACCCGGGTGAAGGGGCCTGAACAACCTGGTACAGAAGGTAGTGCGCAAAGCAATTCTTTGCCCTCAATGAGGTGGGGCTTTGGTGGCGGGGTGCTGTCCCATATGGGCTCTGGCGGTCAATCGGATATAGTACTTTCAGCCACCGGCTCTTACCAGCTTGATGCAGATATGGATCTTTTCTTCAATCTTAACG
Encoded proteins:
- a CDS encoding caspase family protein; this translates as MKVAVWFLVIFCIAVSALENNRYAVLIGCNDGGAELSILNYAESDVKRFAEVLTGPGQFPSQNVVSLFAPDVSELQESITIIKEQIQTNGNFDDALFLFYYSGHSDGDHLLLGEEKYPLKKIKALLNESELAGVRIGIFDACYSGAVTGFKGGRRADPFFMDTKQKVKGLVLISSSAAHQRAQESETLKGSIFTHHWINGLSGSADLNGDRYVTLNEAYRYAYHKTIESSALTGGGVQHPSYHFNIQGEGEIRLTNLNKGTLSGILFDRSTQGSFLVLSPTYSDVYADFTKESGRELFVSLPPGEYSVINARTSEVFQRNMAVSHRNTTIITSRMLTEMPLIDRTRVKGPEQPGTEGSAQSNSLPSMRWGFGGGVLSHMGSGGQSDIVLSATGSYQLDADMDLFFNLNVQPFAKNAGLNAGVNVYSQINDFDVFAGVGPGLRYMSSGKDVAMSLRTHAGFSRVLGNNIEIQAMIPFIINFSRTGQFGTGIKMRFLFPGS